In Alphaproteobacteria bacterium US3C007, one genomic interval encodes:
- a CDS encoding S-(hydroxymethyl)glutathione dehydrogenase/class III alcohol dehydrogenase, producing MRTRAAVALEAGKPLEVMDVELDGPRAGEVLVEIKATGLCHTDEFTRSGEDPEGIFPAILGHEGAGVVIEIGEGVTSLEVGDHVIPLYTPECRECEYCLNPKTNLCQKIRSTQGAGLLPDGSTRFKMLDGTPIHHYMGCSTFANHTVVPEIALAKVRKDAPFDKICYIGCGVTTGIGAVINTAKVEIGSTGVVFGLGGIGLNVIQGLRLAGADQIVGVDLNEGKVEMAKRFGMTDFVNPSKVDGDLVAHLVELTRGGADYTFDATGNVGVMRTALECAHKGWGESIIIGVAPAGAEISTRPFQLVTGRVWRGTAFGGASGRTDVPKIVDWYMDGKIEIDPMITHKLKLEDINHGFDLMHEGKSIRAVVEF from the coding sequence ATGCGAACACGTGCTGCTGTCGCCTTGGAGGCTGGAAAACCACTTGAAGTTATGGACGTTGAACTCGACGGCCCGCGCGCTGGAGAGGTTTTGGTTGAGATCAAAGCTACAGGTCTATGTCATACAGATGAATTCACCCGTTCGGGCGAGGATCCGGAGGGCATCTTTCCGGCAATCTTGGGTCATGAAGGTGCAGGCGTAGTGATCGAAATTGGAGAAGGTGTGACCAGTCTAGAGGTGGGTGACCATGTGATCCCACTTTATACGCCCGAATGCCGTGAATGCGAATATTGCTTAAACCCTAAAACTAATCTTTGCCAGAAAATCCGAAGCACCCAAGGCGCTGGGCTTTTGCCTGACGGATCGACACGGTTCAAAATGCTCGATGGGACGCCAATCCACCATTATATGGGATGTTCTACCTTCGCCAATCACACCGTTGTGCCCGAAATTGCTCTGGCGAAAGTTCGAAAGGACGCGCCGTTCGATAAAATTTGTTACATTGGTTGTGGTGTCACAACCGGCATAGGGGCAGTGATTAACACTGCTAAAGTTGAGATTGGGTCAACTGGCGTGGTCTTCGGCCTTGGCGGTATTGGACTCAATGTTATCCAAGGTTTGCGCCTTGCGGGGGCAGACCAAATCGTTGGCGTTGACCTGAACGAGGGTAAGGTCGAGATGGCCAAGCGGTTTGGTATGACCGATTTCGTGAACCCTTCAAAAGTAGACGGGGATCTGGTTGCGCATCTGGTTGAGCTGACACGCGGTGGTGCGGATTACACATTTGACGCCACTGGCAACGTGGGCGTTATGCGCACAGCGCTGGAATGCGCGCATAAGGGGTGGGGCGAAAGCATCATTATCGGCGTCGCCCCTGCTGGCGCAGAGATTAGCACAAGACCGTTCCAATTGGTGACAGGGCGGGTTTGGCGCGGTACTGCATTTGGTGGCGCTTCCGGGCGCACCGATGTACCCAAAATCGTGGATTGGTACATGGACGGCAAGATCGAAATCGACCCAATGATCACTCATAAATTGAAGCTAGAGGATATCAACCACGGGTTCGATTTGATGCATGAAGGCAAATCTATCCGCGCCGTCGTGGAGTTTTAA
- a CDS encoding IclR family transcriptional regulator: protein MSHISIGTFEVHLERLIHLLEIIAVVGRPISATEAQIASGLPKPTCYRLMQTLQEQGLIEEPNNDGRYVIGERLIRIALLGKSDVDVRRVAAPLLKVAATKFNETVFLARFRDGKVEIIHVETPDDPARAFIHPGLGERPMHACSCSKAIAAFTEQNFQDKILQGSLQAYTDHTKATREDLLAEFDNIRKQGFADCDQEIDIGISSVAAPITIGNIGATFSVGAVGPVRRFGTDYRHNIGRQLTQLATKISGAIQLCNVAEV, encoded by the coding sequence GTGTCTCATATTTCAATAGGTACCTTTGAAGTGCATCTAGAACGTCTCATTCATCTGCTTGAAATTATCGCCGTCGTCGGTCGTCCGATCAGCGCAACCGAAGCGCAGATAGCAAGTGGGTTGCCAAAGCCAACCTGCTATCGCTTGATGCAAACATTGCAAGAACAAGGGCTGATCGAAGAACCAAACAATGACGGGCGCTATGTGATTGGTGAACGGCTGATCCGCATTGCTTTATTGGGAAAATCCGACGTGGATGTGCGCCGTGTTGCGGCGCCTCTTCTCAAAGTGGCGGCTACCAAATTCAATGAAACTGTGTTTCTGGCACGCTTCCGAGATGGCAAAGTCGAAATTATTCATGTTGAAACACCGGACGATCCCGCCCGTGCCTTCATCCATCCAGGGCTTGGTGAACGCCCGATGCATGCCTGTTCTTGTTCAAAGGCAATCGCAGCCTTCACAGAACAAAACTTTCAAGACAAAATTTTGCAAGGAAGTCTCCAAGCCTATACAGACCACACAAAGGCGACGCGAGAAGACCTGCTTGCAGAGTTCGATAACATCCGAAAGCAAGGTTTTGCCGATTGCGATCAAGAGATTGACATTGGCATCTCAAGCGTTGCCGCCCCAATCACAATCGGGAATATCGGTGCGACCTTTAGCGTCGGCGCAGTCGGACCCGTACGCAGGTTTGGCACAGATTACAGACATAATATCGGCCGTCAGCTGACACAGCTTGCAACAAAGATCAGCGGTGCCATTCAACTATGCAACGTCGCCGAGGTCTAA
- a CDS encoding selenium-binding protein SBP56-related protein, with product MNKPMKPDPTFHASAKLAMEAPPENFAFTVMLGKDADQHDGLAVIDLRKGSKTYGEIVHKVMTETTGDEFHHFGWNACSSSLSPLSGHAFLERRYLIVPGIRSSRIFIFDVKDPLKAHIHKIIEPEELFEKTGYSRPHTIHCGPEGIYVSTLGGGGPDGTDGPPGIFIMDCETFEIIGRYEMDRGAQDKHYDFWWNLPQNYMVSSEWGLPPQYENGVVPEDLLSNKYGHSIHFWDLRARKNIQTMDFGENYQMALEIRPAHDPTKSYGFCGVVVDTTNLQGAIFTWWRGDDGVWQSKKTITIDPRPEDPENLPDLLKGFGAVPPLVTDIDLSLDDKYLYVACWGLGEMHQYDVSDPMNPVLNGKVQLGGIATEHKHPNGKEVIYGPQMVEISRDGKRVYWTNSLYSSWDNQFYPHQEGGQMVMANVGEDGSFALDPDFYIDFPENTRAHQIRLEGGDCSTDSFCYPSV from the coding sequence ATGAATAAACCGATGAAGCCGGATCCAACATTTCATGCATCCGCAAAACTAGCGATGGAAGCACCGCCTGAAAATTTTGCCTTTACGGTAATGCTGGGCAAAGACGCTGATCAACACGACGGACTAGCCGTTATTGACCTGCGCAAAGGGTCGAAAACCTATGGCGAGATCGTTCATAAGGTGATGACTGAAACCACCGGAGATGAATTTCACCATTTCGGCTGGAACGCGTGTTCATCATCTCTCTCGCCTCTATCGGGCCACGCGTTTTTAGAACGCCGCTATCTGATTGTGCCAGGCATCCGTTCGTCGCGTATATTTATCTTTGACGTCAAAGATCCACTAAAGGCTCATATTCATAAAATTATTGAACCGGAAGAACTGTTCGAAAAGACGGGGTATTCGCGCCCTCATACAATCCATTGCGGGCCTGAAGGGATCTATGTATCGACGCTTGGTGGGGGCGGACCTGATGGCACAGACGGCCCTCCAGGTATTTTTATTATGGATTGTGAAACATTTGAAATTATCGGTCGCTACGAAATGGATCGCGGTGCGCAAGACAAACACTATGATTTCTGGTGGAACTTGCCACAAAACTATATGGTCAGCTCAGAATGGGGTCTTCCACCGCAATATGAAAACGGCGTCGTACCAGAAGATTTACTGTCAAACAAATATGGCCATTCGATCCACTTCTGGGATCTGCGCGCGCGCAAAAATATCCAAACGATGGATTTTGGTGAAAACTACCAGATGGCGTTAGAGATCCGCCCTGCCCATGATCCGACCAAATCTTATGGGTTCTGCGGTGTCGTGGTTGATACAACAAACTTACAAGGCGCGATTTTTACTTGGTGGCGTGGTGATGATGGTGTGTGGCAATCCAAGAAGACGATCACGATCGATCCACGCCCGGAAGATCCAGAAAACCTTCCTGATTTGCTTAAAGGCTTCGGAGCCGTGCCACCCTTGGTCACTGATATCGACCTGAGCCTTGACGATAAATACCTTTATGTCGCCTGTTGGGGCTTGGGCGAGATGCATCAATATGATGTATCTGATCCAATGAACCCCGTGCTCAACGGTAAGGTGCAGCTTGGCGGTATCGCCACCGAACATAAGCACCCTAACGGCAAGGAGGTTATCTACGGACCGCAAATGGTCGAGATCAGCCGCGACGGAAAAAGAGTGTATTGGACAAATTCGCTTTATTCTTCATGGGACAACCAGTTCTATCCGCATCAGGAAGGCGGGCAAATGGTGATGGCGAATGTTGGAGAAGATGGCAGTTTTGCCCTTGATCCTGACTTCTACATTGACTTCCCAGAGAACACACGGGCCCACCAAATTCGTCTGGAAGGCGGCGATTGTTCCACCGATAGTTTCTGTTACCCCTCTGTATAA